acacacctcACCTTTAGATGTTTGTTTCTTTGTCTCCATAGACAGTGGCCTGAGCCATGGGGGCATTTTTGGACAAGCCCAAAACGGAGAAGCACAATGCTCATGGGGAAGGAAACGGCCTGCGTTTTGGCCTCAGCAGCATGCAGGGCTGGAGAGTGGAGATGGAGgatgcacacactgcagctgtaGGCCTGCCACATGGTCTGGATGACTGGTCCTTCTTTGCGGTCTACGATGGTCACGCCGGCTCGCGTGTTGCTAACTACTGCTCCAAGCACCTGTTGGAGCATATCGTTGCTGCGGGGTCGGCAGATGAACTGCGGAGGGCTGGAGCACCGGCACCTGAGACGGCAGCAATAGAAGCAGTGAAGAAGAGGATTCGTGCCGGCTTCCTGAGGATTGATGAGCACATGCGCAGCTTCACGGACCTGCGAAATGGCATGGACCGCAGCGGCTCCACTGCAGTAGCTGTGCTGCTTTCTCCAGAACATCTATACTTCATTAACTGTGGGGACTCACGGGCCCTTCTCTGCCGCAACGCGCACGTCTGCTACTCCACGTTGGATCATAAGCCCTGCGACCCACGGGAGAAGGAACGCATCCAGAACGCAGGTGGCTCGGTGATGATTCAGAGAGTGAATGGGTCACTGGCTGTATCCAGAGCACTAGGTGACTATGACTACAAGTGTGTAGAGGGCAAAGGCCCCACAGAGCAGCTTGTGTCACCAGAGCCTGAAATATTCGAGATTGCTCGGTCAGACGTGGAGGATGAATTTGTGGTGCTGGCATGTGATGGTATCTGGGATGTGATGAGCAATGAGGAGCTGTGTGCCTTTGTGCGATCGAGGCTGGAGGTGACCGAAGACCTGGAGAGAGTTTGCAATGAAGTTGTGGATACTTGTCTACATAAGGTACAGTTACTTAATCTCGTATAGATTGACTAGTGTGACATTTTTGCTGAAATATGAGCATTTACGTATTATGTGTAAgtgaaatagttttttgttttcttcctgTTTCCCCCCTTCAGGGAAGTCGAGATAATATGAGTATTGTATTAGTCTGTTTGCCAAATGCACCCCAGGTGTCAGAGGCGGCGTTAAAGAGAGATGCTGATTTGGACAGGTACCTTGAGTCACGTGTGGAAGGTGAGAAATAGAAATGCTCGTGGGCCCtccatacacatgcacacacaaacaaatatactGATACCTATGTTGTCCTCAATGGGTTTGTGAGCACTCATGCAAACATATGCTACAGGTGTGAATTTAATTAAGTTTTCTACCTTGGCTTTGTGGGAAATATCTATGTAATGGAtcttatagtatatataaatatatatatatatatatatatatatatatatatatatatatatatttatatttaaatgcaaGCATAGTTTTATTGTTAATAGATGTAGCCTAGACCtaaatagaccatttcaaggatgatTCATTGGTTTAAGGATGTGATGTCTTTGTCCCTTGAACGTTACCTGTTAGTTGGCATACtcgttcaaaacaacagcgggaggtgCTTCGTTCATTGTGACTTTAACACAATTATCGTTACTAATGTTAaaacgattgtcataaaatgtcattattaaaatgtggaccatggtgttcggtggctggatgctctcTGTATGCCTGGAACAAACAGAAATGAAAGTGTTTAGGTCTCCAAAAAAGCAACCACATATGTAtgcatgaactgcagcagtgtaCCGAGACATGCAGTACTAAAAACTGTAGCaaacatcttatctctggtaggtgaatgacatttatgccaactaattgtaataatttgatagttagagctctaaaagtgactatagatcgctcccattataatgaatgaagctgcacaagtcatttacatttagcagactcttttatccaatAAATCCTTACCTTATCTGCAGGTCacgcagacagcttcattgaacggcttctttgattataataggagcgatccaatattcctgatctttcagctgtggaaataattgtgagcatctaaactacaatAAAATTTCATCTCTCCCGCGTagacgctcagtatcaacaacatgtctggataagttacttcaggtaaacgtttgatgtcctttgagaagatgttaactcagagccttatttaaaggatctggtAATGATACCAGAAGTGATTTAGGATCAgtagcgttctaattcctttgtaatTGTTtgcatccttgaaatggtctgtaAAATATGGACTGAAAATTACCTGAATGTGGCGACatgtttgcaaaatgacattacttgGTTCATTACATGCATCATGGCAGTTATTCTCTTCTTGTTTTGTACTCCATATCCTGTCTCCATCCCACTCTAATCTTCCTCTCTTCATAGTGTAATAGCCTGTCAATAGCATGGCACTGTTATTTTTACTTTCATTCTCCTTTTCCACTGGCCTTCCATTCTCTGTATTGGACATTAGGGCTGAAACGTTTAGTCGATGTTATTGAAAACggtgacaataaaaaaatttagacaaattttcattgtcgaatagtcgtttgatctcatttaacgtaacattagatcatattaaactctaatgatgatgcgtgagagcagcactgcagctcgcgcctgactgaggaaaggaagaaaacagctcacagtccagatgcactctaaactttccaaacagcttcaggtgatgtagatcgcaaagtatgagggaataataaaaataagtaaaaacagaagcactctcgttgtgaaataagcggagctggagctgctgctccgctgaagcaaaactggcgtgtcgagcatctttgaggaaacaccccggcgttacatctttaatgcagttatatttaatgtgttatagctttattaaagttcaaataataagcaaGCAGgtaatttaaatgaaatgaaaaaaaaactggcatttctctgtgcagtcagcgcctcttctatgagttgtatgaatgtcccgatctaaggggagagatcgaaactgcacccggctgatgcacacactgtcgcggggacgctcatccctcgagcacgtgtgcttgctgcagctagattataacatgatggctcgtgacttactgaatcataataaatgtcactgcatttcttatcttgaagaaaattggcaatatgcagctttattaatgaagtttttctttttgtgagttaaagatggattgatgtgaacagaaaggtgagagagtgtagtcttcgccccattacacactgcaacaaagtacgtttttgattttgttttggcttgttttccaaaaataatatcaaactcatttacatttacttcagctgttatactgcagaataaaaaattgttgtctgagaatgttgaatataacattaaaaatacaaatattttaaaatatcaaaaaaccCTTAAAATTATGCATTCACTTGAGAAACAgtatataagatgtttagacttgcttttagagaatagatcttgaatataagtttatgttgtctttactgcacttgcagaagtataacaaagtaaaaaaaaatacacttac
The genomic region above belongs to Myxocyprinus asiaticus isolate MX2 ecotype Aquarium Trade chromosome 23, UBuf_Myxa_2, whole genome shotgun sequence and contains:
- the LOC127413664 gene encoding protein phosphatase 1B-like isoform X2, giving the protein MGAFLDKPKTEKHNAHGEGNGLRFGLSSMQGWRVEMEDAHTAAVGLPHGLDDWSFFAVYDGHAGSRVANYCSKHLLEHIVAAGSADELRRAGAPAPETAAIEAVKKRIRAGFLRIDEHMRSFTDLRNGMDRSGSTAVAVLLSPEHLYFINCGDSRALLCRNAHVCYSTLDHKPCDPREKERIQNAGGSVMIQRVNGSLAVSRALGDYDYKCVEGKGPTEQLVSPEPEIFEIARSDVEDEFVVLACDGIWDVMSNEELCAFVRSRLEVTEDLERVCNEVVDTCLHKGSRDNMSIVLVCLPNAPQVSEAALKRDADLDRYLESRVEEIMEKAGEEGVPELTHVMSSLSQESIPNLPPGGGLACK
- the LOC127413664 gene encoding protein phosphatase 1B-like isoform X1, whose product is MGAFLDKPKTEKHNAHGEGNGLRFGLSSMQGWRVEMEDAHTAAVGLPHGLDDWSFFAVYDGHAGSRVANYCSKHLLEHIVAAGSADELRRAGAPAPETAAIEAVKKRIRAGFLRIDEHMRSFTDLRNGMDRSGSTAVAVLLSPEHLYFINCGDSRALLCRNAHVCYSTLDHKPCDPREKERIQNAGGSVMIQRVNGSLAVSRALGDYDYKCVEGKGPTEQLVSPEPEIFEIARSDVEDEFVVLACDGIWDVMSNEELCAFVRSRLEVTEDLERVCNEVVDTCLHKGSRDNMSIVLVCLPNAPQVSEAALKRDADLDRYLESRVEEIMEKAGEEGVPELTHVMSSLSQESIPNLPPGGGLACKHSAIEAVYNRLNPHREEDGSGADLEDLW